From a single Paraburkholderia sp. D15 genomic region:
- the rlmN gene encoding 23S rRNA (adenine(2503)-C(2))-methyltransferase RlmN, giving the protein MTSSSTVNLLDLDAQGLVAYCDSLGEKPFRAKQLQRWIHQYNAADFDGMTDLAKSLREKLKGRAAITMPGIVSDHISTDGTRKWLIDVGNGNAVETVYIPEETRGTLCVSSQAGCAVNCRFCSTGKQGFSRNLSTGEIIGQLRMAEFALRATRGGDGGRATGGDGKGDRVVTNVVMMGMGEPLLNYDAVVPAMRLMLDDNAYGLSRRRVTLSTSGVVPMMDRLGADLPVALAVSLHAPSDPLRDMLVPLNKKYPLRELMAACQRYLKVAPRDFITFEYCMLDGVNDSEAQARELLAVTRDVPCKFNLIPFNPFPESGLIRSKPEQIKRFAQVLMDAGVVTTVRKTRGDDIDAACGQLAGAVQDRTRLAERTGKAAKIIEVRAV; this is encoded by the coding sequence ATGACGAGCAGTTCCACCGTCAACCTTCTCGACCTCGACGCCCAAGGGCTCGTCGCCTACTGCGACAGCCTGGGCGAGAAACCGTTTCGCGCCAAGCAATTGCAGCGCTGGATTCACCAGTACAACGCTGCCGACTTCGACGGCATGACCGATCTCGCGAAGTCCTTGCGCGAAAAGCTCAAGGGGCGTGCCGCGATCACGATGCCGGGCATCGTCAGCGACCATATTTCGACCGACGGCACACGCAAGTGGCTGATCGACGTCGGCAACGGCAACGCAGTTGAGACCGTCTATATCCCGGAAGAAACGCGCGGCACGTTGTGCGTGTCGTCGCAGGCCGGCTGTGCGGTCAACTGCCGTTTCTGTTCGACCGGCAAACAGGGGTTCTCCCGCAATCTTTCCACCGGTGAAATCATCGGCCAGCTGCGAATGGCCGAGTTCGCGCTGCGCGCCACGCGCGGCGGCGACGGTGGCCGCGCCACGGGTGGCGACGGCAAGGGCGACCGGGTCGTCACGAACGTCGTGATGATGGGCATGGGCGAGCCGCTGCTGAACTACGACGCGGTGGTGCCCGCCATGCGCCTGATGCTCGACGACAACGCGTATGGCCTGTCGCGCCGGCGCGTCACGCTGTCCACCTCGGGCGTCGTGCCGATGATGGACCGTCTCGGCGCGGACCTGCCGGTGGCGCTCGCGGTGTCGCTGCATGCGCCGAGCGATCCGCTGCGCGACATGCTGGTGCCGCTGAACAAGAAGTATCCGCTGCGCGAACTGATGGCCGCTTGCCAGCGCTATCTGAAAGTCGCGCCGCGCGATTTCATTACCTTCGAATATTGCATGCTCGACGGCGTGAACGACAGCGAGGCGCAGGCGCGCGAACTGCTCGCCGTGACGCGCGACGTGCCGTGCAAGTTCAATCTGATTCCGTTCAATCCGTTCCCCGAATCGGGCCTCATCCGCTCGAAGCCGGAACAGATCAAGCGGTTTGCACAGGTGCTGATGGACGCGGGCGTCGTCACCACCGTGCGTAAAACCCGCGGCGATGATATCGACGCTGCCTGTGGTCAGCTGGCTGGTGCGGTGCAGGACCGCACGCGTCTTGCTGAGCGCACCGGGAAGGCGGCGAAGATTATCGAGGTTCGCGCCGTGTAA
- the bamC gene encoding outer membrane protein assembly factor BamC → MKRSALSLHATRMAALALALTTLAGCDTLNDWFASDRVNYKGAGSAPPLAVPSDLSTTKTDERYVAPPTNLALGGAPTRAITAAGNATEGQPNAQDPLGMHIERDGDRRWLVVDGRSPEQLWPQLQEFWQENGFALKTDAAATGIMTTDWAENRANIPDDWFRRTVGKVIDIAYSSGTRDSFRTLVSRGPSDTTDISITHNAMEEVMTGQDKVSSRWVERPRDPALEALFLTKLMQKFGLTEAQSKQLLTDARPAVAPATIDQTAGASTLDLQESFDRAWLRVGLALDRTNFTVDNRDRAKGIYYVRYADSMQELKKDGLFGKLFYSGNSAKKPGQEFLVNVRSKGDAVTQVAVVDPSGQVDNSSDAQRIVTLLHAQLN, encoded by the coding sequence ATGAAACGTTCCGCACTTTCCCTCCACGCAACCCGCATGGCGGCGCTGGCGCTTGCCCTGACGACGCTCGCCGGCTGTGACACGCTGAACGACTGGTTCGCTTCCGACCGCGTCAACTACAAGGGTGCCGGCAGCGCGCCGCCGCTCGCCGTGCCGAGCGATCTGAGCACCACCAAGACCGACGAGCGCTACGTCGCACCGCCCACCAATCTGGCGCTGGGCGGCGCGCCGACACGCGCGATCACGGCGGCGGGCAACGCCACCGAAGGTCAGCCGAACGCGCAGGATCCGCTCGGCATGCACATCGAACGCGACGGCGATCGCCGCTGGCTGGTGGTCGACGGCCGCTCGCCGGAACAACTGTGGCCGCAGCTGCAGGAGTTCTGGCAGGAAAACGGCTTCGCGCTGAAAACGGACGCGGCGGCTACCGGCATCATGACGACCGACTGGGCGGAAAACCGCGCCAACATTCCGGACGACTGGTTCCGCCGCACGGTCGGCAAGGTGATCGACATCGCCTATTCGTCGGGTACGCGCGACAGTTTCCGCACATTGGTGTCGCGCGGACCGTCGGACACCACGGACATTTCGATCACGCATAACGCGATGGAAGAAGTGATGACGGGGCAGGACAAAGTGTCGTCGCGTTGGGTCGAGCGTCCGCGCGATCCGGCGCTCGAGGCGCTGTTCCTGACCAAGCTGATGCAGAAATTCGGTCTGACCGAGGCGCAATCGAAGCAACTGCTGACCGACGCGCGTCCGGCCGTCGCGCCGGCCACGATCGACCAGACCGCGGGTGCGTCGACGCTGGATCTGCAGGAGTCGTTCGACCGTGCATGGCTGCGCGTGGGCCTCGCGCTCGACCGCACCAACTTCACCGTCGACAACCGCGATCGCGCGAAGGGCATCTACTACGTGCGTTACGCCGACTCGATGCAGGAACTGAAGAAGGACGGCCTGTTCGGCAAGCTGTTCTACAGCGGCAATTCGGCGAAGAAGCCGGGCCAGGAATTCCTCGTCAATGTGCGTTCGAAGGGCGACGCCGTGACGCAGGTGGCCGTGGTGGATCCGAGCGGGCAGGTGGACAATTCGTCCGATGCGCAGCGTATCGTGACGCTGCTCCACGCGCAGCTGAACTAG
- the ndk gene encoding nucleoside-diphosphate kinase, with product MAIERTLSIIKPDAVAKNVIGQIYSRFENAGLKIVASRMVHLSRADAEKFYAVHAARPFFKDLVEFMISGPVVVQALEGENAILKHRDLMGATDPKKAEKGTIRADFADSIDANAVHGSDAPETAAVEIAFFFPQVNVYSR from the coding sequence ATGGCGATCGAACGCACCCTGTCCATTATCAAGCCGGACGCAGTGGCCAAGAACGTGATCGGCCAGATCTACAGCCGTTTCGAAAACGCAGGTCTGAAGATCGTGGCATCGCGCATGGTTCATCTGTCGCGCGCCGACGCTGAGAAGTTCTACGCTGTTCACGCGGCACGTCCTTTCTTCAAGGACCTCGTCGAATTCATGATCTCGGGCCCGGTGGTCGTGCAAGCGCTGGAAGGCGAAAACGCAATCCTGAAGCACCGTGACCTGATGGGCGCAACGGATCCGAAGAAGGCGGAGAAGGGCACGATTCGCGCCGACTTCGCCGACAGCATCGACGCTAACGCAGTGCACGGTTCGGACGCTCCGGAAACGGCTGCGGTCGAAATCGCATTTTTCTTCCCGCAAGTTAACGTTTACTCGCGTTAA
- a CDS encoding Bax inhibitor-1/YccA family protein gives MNDHPYSFGRNGAVSTVETRNRVLRNTYWLLALSMIPTVLGAWVGLATGFSLFAATSPAMSMLAFFAIAFGFMFAIQKTKDSAAGVFVLLGFTFFMGLMLSRILSFVLGFSNGPSLIMLAFGGTGVIFAAMATIATVSKRDFSGLGKWLFMGVIVLLLASVANIFLHLPALMLTVSVMAIVIFSAYMLFDVQRVVNGGETNYITATLAIYLDLYNVFVNLLALLGIFGGNRN, from the coding sequence ATGAACGATCATCCGTATAGCTTTGGCCGCAATGGCGCAGTCAGCACGGTCGAAACGCGTAATCGCGTGCTACGGAACACCTACTGGCTGCTGGCGCTATCCATGATTCCCACGGTGCTCGGCGCGTGGGTGGGCCTCGCCACCGGCTTCTCGCTGTTCGCCGCCACCAGTCCCGCCATGAGCATGCTGGCGTTCTTCGCGATCGCCTTCGGCTTCATGTTCGCGATCCAGAAGACCAAGGACAGCGCCGCTGGCGTGTTCGTGCTGCTCGGCTTCACGTTCTTCATGGGCCTGATGCTGTCGCGCATTCTGAGCTTCGTGCTCGGCTTTTCGAACGGACCGTCGCTGATCATGCTCGCCTTCGGCGGCACCGGCGTGATCTTCGCGGCCATGGCGACCATCGCCACGGTCAGCAAGCGCGACTTCTCGGGTCTCGGCAAGTGGCTGTTCATGGGCGTGATCGTGCTGCTGCTGGCTTCGGTCGCGAACATCTTCCTGCACCTGCCGGCGCTAATGCTCACCGTGTCGGTCATGGCCATCGTGATCTTCTCGGCGTACATGCTGTTCGACGTTCAGCGCGTCGTGAACGGCGGCGAAACGAACTACATCACCGCCACGCTCGCGATCTATCTGGATCTGTACAACGTGTTCGTCAACCTGCTCGCGCTGCTGGGCATCTTCGGCGGCAACCGCAATTAA
- a CDS encoding MBL fold metallo-hydrolase gives MRFASLGSGSEGNALLVEAQSGATTTRVLLDCGFSAKEVERRLNRLGASAEGLDAILITHEHSDHIGSALTLARKWSIPLYMSWGTARAVGADEADVDLQVLWGDEAVAIGDLSILPYTVPHDAREPLQYVLSNGASRLGVLTDVGTSTPHISAVLSGCDALVLECNHDVQMLAGSRYPQSLKARIGGNHGHLNNEAAADILASLDRSRLRHLVAAHLSQQNNTPDLARAAMAGVLGAALTEVVVASQEEGFAWLSL, from the coding sequence GTGAGGTTCGCGAGTCTCGGCAGCGGTAGTGAAGGCAATGCGCTGCTGGTGGAAGCGCAAAGCGGCGCGACCACCACACGCGTGCTGCTCGACTGCGGTTTTTCCGCGAAGGAAGTCGAGCGGCGTCTGAACCGGCTCGGCGCGAGCGCCGAAGGTCTCGACGCGATTCTGATCACGCATGAACATAGCGATCACATCGGCAGCGCGCTAACGCTGGCGCGCAAGTGGTCGATTCCGCTGTACATGAGCTGGGGCACGGCCCGCGCAGTCGGCGCCGACGAAGCCGACGTCGATCTGCAGGTGCTGTGGGGCGACGAAGCGGTCGCGATCGGCGATCTCAGCATTCTTCCCTACACCGTTCCCCACGACGCTCGCGAGCCCTTGCAATACGTGCTGTCCAACGGCGCGAGCCGGCTCGGCGTGCTGACCGATGTCGGCACGTCCACGCCGCACATCAGCGCGGTGCTGAGCGGCTGCGATGCGCTGGTGCTCGAATGCAACCATGACGTGCAGATGCTTGCCGGCAGCCGTTATCCGCAGTCGCTGAAGGCGCGCATCGGCGGCAATCATGGGCATTTGAACAACGAGGCGGCGGCCGACATCCTGGCGTCGCTGGACCGGTCGCGTTTGCGGCATCTGGTGGCGGCGCATCTGAGCCAGCAGAACAACACGCCGGACCTGGCGCGCGCGGCAATGGCCGGCGTGCTGGGCGCGGCGCTCACCGAGGTGGTCGTCGCGTCGCAGGAGGAAGGCTTTGCGTGGTTGAGTTTGTAG